From the Agelaius phoeniceus isolate bAgePho1 chromosome 17, bAgePho1.hap1, whole genome shotgun sequence genome, the window cccgcgccccggcccggcggcgggCGCTCACACGTGTCCGCAGGGGACGCGCACCGGGCAGTCGAACACCTCGAGGCACACGGGGCAGGTGAGGCGGGACAGCGGGTCCGGCCGCCGCTCCAGGGCCCGCGAcggcccgcccgccgccatctTCCTCCGCGCCGCCAGGGGGCGGCCCTGCGCACGCGCGGCCCTCCCGGCCCCTCCCCGCGCCCTGCGCTGGGGGCGTGACCGAGCGATGTGGGCGCGGCAGGGCTGTGGGCGGGGCGCagcgggcgggcggggccgcCATCCCCGGGCAGCTGCCGGCGGGCGGGGCCCCGCGCGGTGCCCGCGCCGCTCCGGGCACGGCGGTGCCCTAACGGCCGGTGGTGTCACAGCCCCGCAGCCGTTCCACGGCCGCTTCTCTCCCAGCGCTCCCCGGAGCGCGGCCCTCGGGGACCGCCCCGCCCCTCGCGCCCCGCCCCGATGACATCACGCGGCGGAAGTGCTCCCGCCCCGCCGTTCACTTCCgggccgccgctgccgccgccgcggccCTGCCCGAGCCGTGAGGGCGGGCGCGCTCCGTCCGCGGCACCGGCCGGGCCTGCGCGGCTCTGCCGGGGCAGCGCGTCGGGACGCGGGGCAGCCTCCCGGGCGCCGGAGGCTTCCGGTGGAGCGGCGGCGGGTCCCGGCGGTGGCGCGGAGCGGTGAGGGACGGGACAGGCCAGGCCGCGGAGCGGGGACTTGGCCGCGGCGGgtgggcgggcgggcggcgcggccgcgGCACAGCGGGGGCGGCCGGGGGCGGTGGGCGCTCCTGGGGCCGGTGCCGCCGTGGAGGCCCAGGCGGTGCCCGGGGCTGCTCGCCCCGGCTCTGCAACAAGTGTCCCGGGCACGGAGCGGCCCCGCTCGCAGTCGCCGTGTCCCGGAGCGGTTCGGCCGGGCGCGGCCCCGGGCGCGGCGGGAGCAGGGCGGGTTTGCCCTGTCGGTCCCCGCTGCTGCCCGGGGTTTGTACAACCCCGCGGCCAGAGCAGTTGGTACTCTCGGGTGAGGTTGGGCCCTGGACACGGTCACGGTTAGAAACGTTCTCTTGTCTCCACAGCCGGCACTGCGCTCTGGTCAGGAGTTTCTGTTCTTACAGCTCCGGGAAACGCTGGCCTTTGGCGTGAGCACCTTGCGGCAAAGCAGCCTCGTTCCTCTGTGCGTTCTGCCATTCGGGGAGCTGCTGATACCTATATTTATCCGTGCCTGCTCGCATCGTGAGCTCTCCGGAGCCGTAACCATGGATGTTGCTGCTGGGTGGGCTGCGGCGCGGGGAGGCCGTGCTGCCCGCGGCTCGGGGtggagcagcccagcagggcggccaggctgtgctctggcactgtgtgctgtgccctggctACCCTGGCTCGGGTGGCAGGCACGGGGCACagtcagggctggcagggctctgggagctCGATGAAGGCTCTCCCATCAGCTGGGGCTCGCTGACCCTGCCATGCCTGCCTCGCGTGTGGCCAGGAGCTTTGTTTggtggctgctggcagtggggatggcagggctgtggtgctgaatgcagctccctgccagcacaggatCACTCCGTGTCCTGGGGGTGTTGTGCTGACGTGCCAGACAAAGATCTTTTTCTGCAGTTCTCGGGTGCAGCTCTCCTTGCCAAGGAAcaggctctgctgtctttgTCCACAGACTTCATCCTGCACAACTTGCGGAGGAAcgtggggagggaaggggctgctcctggcccttATGCTCAGATGTTAATTTAGCACTCCACATTTCCTGTGATTCACAGCCTGTCTCTTGACAGGAGCGCGTGTGCCTTGCAGGAGAAGCAGAACTGCTGCTTAACTTTCCCCACACGGGGCTGGCACTGAGCACTGCCTTTCATCAAGGAATGTTAACTGCCAGGCTGttgattttgttgtttgtttgtttccctgGCCTCTTGGTTGTTGGTATTTTGTGTTTTGGCTCCTTCCCTTCAGTTGGGAAGTTATTTAACACGAGTGTTGATCGGCATTCTAGCAGCTGCAGTTAATACTGGGTGAAGAGTCttttctgaaatgctgtttGAGACTGACTACATTTGAAACAGTGCACTGAGttctcccagctcctctcccctcaGGTCAAAAGCTGGTTTGTCTTTTCATGTAGTAAATAAAGCCTGTGGTCTGCTTTGTGATCACAGGTTCCTGAGGCATTGCAGGTGGAGCCTGTTGGCCTGTGAATTACCCTGGTTCTGGTAAAGCAGCATTTGGGAGATTCTTTTGTCGCCAGCTATTTCAGCTCAGTGTGTGAGCTCAGTGCTCTGGAGATGCAGATCAGTATATCCACAAGAACAGCTATCCCTGCAAACAGGAGCATACCTgacaggagcacaggaatgtttTTTCTCAGTTCCCATAACGCAGCTGAAGGTGACAGGTGTAGCTCCCTTGCTGCAAAGATCCCAGTGGTGTTTGCAGCTGCCAGCTTCcagctggaattggggctgtgGGTCCTCTggagtggctgcagagctgccctggctgcactggggtaccagcagcaggaatgtcAGTTGAAATGTTAGAAATCGAAAGGCAGAGTCAATAAAcctgctcagcccagggacAGTCCTGTGCCGCTAGAGGCAAGGGGGAAAAGCAGATGCTTTCACAAAATGGGCAGGGACCTGGAAAACGCGTGGGAAATGGTGTTGGAAAGCAGGACAGTGGCGTTTCTGTGGCTCCTGTGCCTTTCGAGGGTCCTGCAGAGGCTgtgagggagctgcagctctgtgagctGTGCTACAGGGCCCCGAGGGGCAGGGCATGTCTGGGGTGTGTGCACCTGGCATGACTTGTGCTTGTTTTCAGTCTTTATTCCAGGccagctgccattgctgaagaCTCGTAATGCCAGATACCCAACCCGCTGCCAAACAACCATGAACGAGAGGAGGTAGCTGCCCCCAGCAGAGGGAAAATCTGATTTCAATGGATACAAAATATAAAGACGATTTATTTAGGAAGTATGTACAGTTCCACGAGTGCAAGCTGAATGCCTCTGACAACAAGCAGCGTCCTATTAACGATGAGTACTTGcgagtggcagcagcagccttaCTTTGCCTTCCCAAAATTGATCCCTTTTATCGATTCCGGCTGATCAAATTCTACGAGATGGCTGAAAACTCACTGAGATCTGTGAAATCCTCAAGTTTACATTGTCTCCATAATGCATTCAACATGCTTGAGACAGTTGGGATTAATCTCTTTCTGTACCCCTGGAAAAAGGAGTTCAAGAACATTAAGGTAAGACTTTTCTATGTAGCCATCACGAGAAcatggtttatttttctttctgtgaacgcatttcatttgtttcctttaacggcttctcttttttccatttacagcattttatatatatatatatatatatatatatatggttaTATATTACAGTAGTTAAACAGAAGCCATAGGAAAGTTCCTGTGTAAAATAAGTGAAGTTTGTGCTGATGAGAGTATCCCCAGAGCAGAAGTACAAGCACTTTCTGCAATTAGAGTGTGTGTAGAGTAGGAGAAAAGCTTATTTAAGGTTGTTGTTCAGCCTCCCCTCCTGCACTGTTTTATTTCTACTTGGAGAGGCTTTCACTATGGTGAGTGGTCAGGCTGGATTTGAGCTGACTCAGAGTTTGATTTGTCTTGCCACAGCTGTTACTGGACACAAGTATTAAACCCAGGGCGTGTTCAAGTGGATGTTTTGCTGAGGTTCCCACAAGTTGTATGATAATGGTGAAGGAACTTCTGCAAAGGGGTTGTTTTCAGAGTATCTTTGATCTGCTTGTCAGTGCTCAGTTCCTGATGTTTTGATTTTTAGGTGCTTTCAAATGTATCTACCCAAGGCAGGTTCCCAGAGGGAGAAGTGGGATCTCACTGCTGGTATTGGGTGCTGCAGTCCCATTGGGAGCTCTCTGCAGTTGAGTTTTGTGTTTTATCTTTTGCCTGTGGTGGGCAGactgctcctgcctgcactcAGAACAGGCTGGACTGGGCTAAGCACATCCTTCAGGTGTGCCAGATGCTGAGGGGATTTCAGCTTGCAGAAACTCATGTCTCTGCTTTTGGGGCTCTTTTAGTCAAAGATtttgaattaaattaaataaaactaaCATTTGAAACTGCATAGTAACAGTACACAAAGAAGGGTGCACCTCAAGTATATTTAAAGCTGAATTGGACTTTGGCACTCCTGCAGTAATTCTGAGTTCCTGTTAGCTCCAGCTTGTCCCTGCGTGGGATAGTTCCCAAATCCTGGCCTTTTTGCCTTTCATGGTACACTTTCTGTAAATTCAAGTATGTCTGGTATGCATTATAGTTAAtgtcagtgcagagcagagcgaTTTAAATCACCAGGGAGGACATTATGCTAATCAGGGTTTTAAATTGAATGAAAACTCTCCTACTTTGAATTTCCCTCATgtggaatttccatctgctgAGCAGGAGGGACGCGGACATGGAGCTCATCTTGCCAAGGCAGTTGCGTGCGTTCAGAGTCGTTATTGTTGTATTTAATTATATGGTCTCTGTCACTGAATTATCTGAACATCTCGTCCACCACTGAATTTGTAACCtagttttccttttattcccCCGGGCCCCTCAGACCTACACTGGACCCTTTGTTTATTATGTGAAGTCTGCTCTAACGGAAGATGACGTGAGGCAGATTCTGAACTACATGGGCTATgtccaggagctgggaacaACGTTTAAGCTCAAAGAGCAGGTTGACGCCATTCAGGTGAAAATGATTTCATTTGAGCTCTTCCTGGCCAAAGTGGAGTGTGAGCAGCTTCTGGAGATCCACCTGCAGGTGAAGGACAAGGGCTATTCCGAGGTGGACGTGGTGCAGGAGCGCAAGAGCAGCAGCGAGGACGTGCGGGGCTGCTCGGAGGCCATGCGGCGGCGCCTGGAGTGCAAGGAGAGCCTGAACGCGTCCATGGCGCGCATGGTGCTCCAGAAATCGGCCAGCGAGCGCGCCTCCAAGGACTACTACAAGCCCAAGGTCAGCAAGCCCTCCAAGTCAGTGGATGCCTATGACAGCTACTGGGAGAGTAAGAAACCGCCTCTGATGAGCTCGCTGAGCCTCAGGAAGGAGCCCATTCTGGTCGATGCGGAAGATGACATTAAAGATGAAATCATCCGGCCCTCGCCCTCTCTGCTGACCATGTCCAGCTCCCCTCACGGCTGTTCAGATGAATACTTGCCAACTTCCTCTCATCACAATGGCATGCTAAGAACAAATGTCCCTTACAGCTCCTATTTTTCTGCGCAAGAGGACTTAGATTTATATACTGACCCTGATTCTAGAAGCgtgttaaattttaaaagacaagACGCTATTAAGCCCGATGTATGGCTGTTAAAAAGCGATGCCAACCCTGTTTACCACAAACGCACCCACCTAGCCAAAGAGACAGCTTCCTCCAAGTGCCAGAACTGTGGCATACCCTGTGGCGCTTCTGTGTGCCAGAAGTGTGACAGCCTCTTCGGCTCCAGGCAGGAGTACCCAGCAGTGAAGCAGAGCTCCTACTCCATCAAAGGCCTCCCGAGCGACGGCTTGGCCCCTGCCTCGGCTCTGAGGGAGAAATCTCAGTACACATCTCAGACTCAGAGTCAAGACAGAGCTGCTCAGTTCGGTTCCAAGCCCAAGCCCTCGGGCACCTCGCGCTGCGGCTTCTGCAACCGCTCGGGCGCGGCCAACACGTGCACCTTCTGCTCCAAGGTCTCGTGCGACTCCTGCCTCAGCGCCTACTACTACGAcccctgctgcaggaagagcGACCTGCACAGGTTCCTGCCCAACAACCAGCTGAACTACAAATCGTCCCAGCTGTCCCACGTGGTTTACAGATAGACTGGAAGAGTCTCtttgggaagggaggggaagggggagaggaaAGGGCTATCCTAACTAATGTTCTGACTCCACACTGACCTCTTGCCAAAATCACATGTCCAGATATTTGGAACCATGGTTCAGTGATCAGGTGCCAGTTCTTGATTTTTGTGGCTTCACAGATGCTGCAGATCCATTAGATTTCATGCTGCTATAATTTAGGTAAATCCTAAATGAGCATTGCTTTTTAACTTACATGGGGGAGAAGAGCACATTTTTCCTTAAAACTTGGCAGctgttgtatttttaaaaagtgacatCATACCTTCCTATTATATCATATCTTGCCCAAATAAAACCAGG encodes:
- the SPATA2 gene encoding spermatogenesis-associated protein 2, whose protein sequence is MDTKYKDDLFRKYVQFHECKLNASDNKQRPINDEYLRVAAAALLCLPKIDPFYRFRLIKFYEMAENSLRSVKSSSLHCLHNAFNMLETVGINLFLYPWKKEFKNIKTYTGPFVYYVKSALTEDDVRQILNYMGYVQELGTTFKLKEQVDAIQVKMISFELFLAKVECEQLLEIHLQVKDKGYSEVDVVQERKSSSEDVRGCSEAMRRRLECKESLNASMARMVLQKSASERASKDYYKPKVSKPSKSVDAYDSYWESKKPPLMSSLSLRKEPILVDAEDDIKDEIIRPSPSLLTMSSSPHGCSDEYLPTSSHHNGMLRTNVPYSSYFSAQEDLDLYTDPDSRSVLNFKRQDAIKPDVWLLKSDANPVYHKRTHLAKETASSKCQNCGIPCGASVCQKCDSLFGSRQEYPAVKQSSYSIKGLPSDGLAPASALREKSQYTSQTQSQDRAAQFGSKPKPSGTSRCGFCNRSGAANTCTFCSKVSCDSCLSAYYYDPCCRKSDLHRFLPNNQLNYKSSQLSHVVYR